One region of Vibrio pelagius genomic DNA includes:
- a CDS encoding DUF2500 domain-containing protein, whose amino-acid sequence MPNSLFLAIIVLVTLAGWVFVGFYRKHMQGENAPEKKVDVTVLDKQSIDLPDAQPGQEDQEYWIYVQRGLVGPKREFQVGIHYYHALNPGDKGTLTYQGDKFLHFALKR is encoded by the coding sequence ATGCCTAATTCACTTTTTCTTGCGATTATTGTACTTGTCACCCTTGCAGGCTGGGTTTTTGTTGGCTTTTACCGAAAGCATATGCAAGGAGAGAACGCGCCAGAGAAAAAGGTGGATGTAACGGTACTCGATAAACAATCCATTGATCTTCCAGATGCGCAACCAGGCCAAGAAGACCAAGAGTATTGGATCTACGTTCAGCGCGGACTGGTTGGCCCCAAACGTGAGTTCCAAGTTGGTATTCATTACTACCACGCTCTCAATCCTGGGGACAAAGGCACATTGACTTACCAAGGCGATAAGTTTTTGCACTTTGCTCTCAAGCGCTAA
- the rpoH gene encoding RNA polymerase sigma factor RpoH: protein MANQAYQMALVTQDSLDSYIRSANSYPMLTAEEERELAERLHYKGEIEAAKGLILSHLRFVVHVARGYSGYGLPMADLVQEGNIGLMKAVKRFNPEVGVRLVSFAVHWIKAEIHEYVLRNWRIVKIATTKAQRKLFFNLRKSKKRLGWFNNGEVETVARELGVEPSEVREMESRLAAQDATFEAPMDDDDGGSAYTAPVYYLEDKASDVAETVEAANWETHTNNRLGHALASLDDRSQHIVRSRWLDDDKATLQDLAETYNISAERVRQLEKNAMKKLKQAVGDF, encoded by the coding sequence ATGGCAAACCAAGCGTATCAAATGGCTTTAGTCACACAAGATAGCCTAGACAGCTATATCCGCTCAGCAAACAGCTACCCAATGCTAACTGCTGAAGAGGAGCGTGAACTTGCAGAGCGATTGCATTACAAAGGTGAGATCGAAGCTGCGAAAGGCTTGATCCTTTCACACCTACGATTCGTGGTTCATGTAGCGAGAGGTTACTCTGGTTACGGCCTGCCTATGGCTGACCTTGTTCAAGAGGGTAATATTGGTCTAATGAAGGCGGTTAAGCGCTTCAACCCTGAAGTTGGGGTAAGACTGGTATCTTTCGCTGTTCACTGGATTAAAGCTGAAATCCATGAGTACGTACTTCGTAACTGGCGTATCGTTAAGATTGCAACAACCAAAGCGCAGCGTAAGCTGTTCTTCAATCTGCGCAAGTCGAAGAAACGTCTAGGTTGGTTCAATAACGGTGAAGTAGAAACCGTTGCTCGCGAGTTAGGTGTAGAGCCTTCAGAGGTTCGTGAAATGGAATCTCGTCTTGCAGCACAAGATGCGACCTTTGAAGCACCTATGGACGATGATGACGGTGGTTCGGCTTACACAGCACCAGTGTACTATCTAGAAGACAAAGCGTCAGACGTAGCAGAAACGGTTGAAGCGGCAAACTGGGAAACGCATACCAACAATCGTCTTGGTCATGCACTAGCAAGCCTAGATGACCGCAGCCAACACATTGTTCGTTCTCGCTGGTTAGATGACGACAAGGCTACGCTACAAGATCTTGCTGAAACTTATAACATCTCAGCAGAACGCGTTCGTCAGCTAGAGAAGAATGCAATGAAGAAGCTAAAACAAGCAGTCGGCGACTTCTAA
- the glpE gene encoding thiosulfate sulfurtransferase GlpE — MDQFKHIDVQGAQALIEQSDARLVDIRDPQSFAVAHPESAYHLTNDTMVAFMDEVEFEQPILVMCYHGISSQGAAQYLVNQGFEDVYSVDGGFEAWHRAQLPVVTG, encoded by the coding sequence ATGGACCAGTTTAAACATATTGATGTGCAAGGTGCTCAAGCCCTCATTGAGCAGAGCGATGCACGCCTAGTAGATATTCGCGATCCACAATCATTTGCCGTTGCACACCCAGAAAGTGCGTATCATTTGACGAATGACACCATGGTCGCGTTTATGGATGAAGTAGAATTCGAACAGCCTATCCTTGTGATGTGTTATCACGGCATTAGCAGTCAAGGTGCGGCGCAGTATCTAGTCAACCAGGGCTTTGAAGACGTATACAGTGTTGATGGAGGCTTTGAAGCTTGGCATCGTGCCCAGCTCCCTGTGGTAACAGGCTAG
- the glpG gene encoding rhomboid family intramembrane serine protease GlpG, which produces MVRLMVLNNARVAQAFIDYMASRHITIQMSPEGEGRVALWLIDAQHQVETEAELTRFLSEPTHKRYQAASWDVAETRKSQFHYHTPSFLSMIQSKAGPITLSIMLLCVVIFALQQLGFNQQIFQKLHFPALDGQQWQLWRWLSHAVLHFSVMHIAFNILWWWQFGGDIEKKLGGFKLLQIFAISSALSGAGQYWVEGANFGGLSGVVYALVGYLWVVSTKAPQLGLTIPRQIVGFMLIWLVLGYMQPFMAIANTAHLAGLIAGVGIGWIDSIKSKHAI; this is translated from the coding sequence ATGGTAAGATTGATGGTATTGAACAATGCGCGTGTTGCGCAGGCCTTCATTGATTATATGGCGTCGCGTCATATCACGATTCAGATGTCTCCAGAAGGGGAAGGGCGTGTCGCTTTGTGGCTGATTGATGCTCAACATCAAGTAGAGACAGAAGCTGAGCTCACCCGCTTTTTATCTGAGCCGACCCATAAACGCTATCAAGCTGCTTCCTGGGATGTAGCTGAAACGCGTAAAAGTCAATTTCACTACCATACTCCGAGTTTTCTAAGCATGATTCAGTCTAAAGCTGGCCCGATCACGCTTAGCATTATGCTGTTGTGTGTGGTGATTTTTGCGCTGCAGCAGCTTGGCTTCAATCAGCAGATCTTTCAGAAGCTGCATTTTCCTGCTTTGGATGGCCAACAGTGGCAATTGTGGCGCTGGCTGAGCCATGCTGTTCTCCACTTCTCCGTTATGCATATCGCCTTCAATATTCTATGGTGGTGGCAGTTCGGCGGTGATATCGAGAAGAAATTAGGTGGCTTTAAGTTACTGCAGATTTTCGCTATCTCATCAGCATTATCCGGAGCGGGGCAGTATTGGGTTGAAGGTGCGAACTTTGGCGGGTTATCTGGAGTAGTGTACGCACTAGTGGGTTATTTGTGGGTCGTGAGTACTAAAGCCCCTCAATTAGGTCTAACCATACCAAGGCAGATAGTTGGCTTCATGCTGATTTGGTTAGTGCTTGGATACATGCAGCCTTTTATGGCGATTGCTAACACCGCACACCTTGCGGGTTTGATTGCAGGTGTCGGTATCGGTTGGATTGATTCGATAAAATCAAAGCATGCCATATAG
- the ftsY gene encoding signal recognition particle-docking protein FtsY codes for MAEKKKRGLLSWLGFGEEEQSPQTQTDSKVEQQTEEQPQAEVEQPVEKEESAQEAELQEELEQPSAEVQPEQAEAEAEAEAEAEAEAEAEAEPEAVAEEPQVEEVQEKPTESFFARLKRSLSRTKANIGAGFFGLFKGKQIDEDLFEELEEQLLIADVGMNTTVKIIDNLTEKASRNDLKDGEALYGLLKEEMADILSQVEQPLEVDTTKTPYVILMVGVNGVGKTTTIGKLAKQFQNEGKKVMLAAGDTFRAAAVEQLQVWGKRNDVPVIAQHTGADSASVIYDAIEAAKARGVDVVIADTAGRLQNKSNLMEELRKIVRVMKKIDDSAPHEIMLTLDAGTGQNAISQAKLFSEVAPVTGITLTKLDGTAKGGVIFSIADQFQIPIRFIGVGEGIDDLRPFESKDFIEALFSREE; via the coding sequence ATGGCGGAAAAAAAGAAGCGCGGATTATTATCGTGGCTTGGCTTTGGTGAAGAAGAACAGAGCCCACAAACGCAGACTGACTCTAAAGTAGAGCAGCAAACGGAAGAGCAGCCTCAAGCTGAGGTTGAGCAACCGGTAGAAAAGGAAGAATCTGCACAAGAGGCGGAGTTACAAGAAGAGCTTGAACAGCCAAGTGCTGAGGTTCAACCTGAACAAGCAGAAGCAGAAGCAGAAGCAGAAGCAGAAGCAGAAGCAGAAGCAGAAGCAGAAGCAGAGCCTGAAGCGGTTGCAGAAGAGCCACAAGTTGAAGAAGTTCAAGAGAAACCAACCGAAAGCTTCTTTGCGCGCTTGAAGCGCAGCCTAAGCCGCACTAAAGCTAACATTGGTGCAGGCTTCTTTGGTTTGTTCAAAGGCAAACAAATTGATGAAGATCTATTCGAAGAGCTTGAAGAACAACTGTTGATTGCTGACGTGGGCATGAACACCACAGTCAAAATCATTGATAACCTAACAGAAAAAGCATCTCGCAATGACCTGAAAGATGGGGAAGCGCTGTATGGTCTATTGAAAGAAGAGATGGCTGATATCCTAAGCCAAGTGGAACAACCTCTAGAGGTGGATACCACTAAAACGCCTTACGTCATCCTAATGGTTGGTGTTAATGGTGTAGGTAAAACAACGACCATAGGTAAGCTTGCGAAACAGTTCCAGAATGAAGGCAAGAAAGTGATGCTGGCGGCGGGTGATACCTTCCGTGCTGCAGCGGTTGAGCAGCTTCAAGTATGGGGTAAGCGCAACGACGTACCTGTTATTGCTCAGCACACTGGCGCTGACAGTGCTTCGGTTATCTATGATGCGATTGAAGCTGCAAAGGCTCGTGGTGTGGATGTGGTTATCGCTGATACAGCGGGTCGTCTACAGAACAAGAGCAACTTGATGGAAGAGCTGCGTAAGATTGTTCGTGTAATGAAGAAGATTGACGACTCAGCACCGCATGAAATCATGCTAACGTTAGATGCAGGTACTGGTCAGAACGCAATCAGCCAAGCGAAATTGTTCAGTGAAGTCGCGCCAGTTACCGGTATCACACTAACTAAGCTAGATGGTACAGCAAAAGGCGGTGTGATTTTCTCTATCGCTGACCAATTCCAGATTCCAATTCGCTTTATTGGTGTTGGTGAAGGTATTGACGATCTGCGTCCATTTGAGTCAAAAGACTTTATTGAAGCGCTGTTTAGCCGCGAAGAGTAA
- a CDS encoding DUF4145 domain-containing protein, with the protein MTDIEKVVTRTRNIEKLLRLQYHAEGEGLHELVTSCEERLPHDMVVKLRYIATCRNKVVNDHDTQLEDYDQFIMMCNDCEKALTPRSGRFVWRVAILLMMVMTLAAAGFYYANWDVLTLHLFSK; encoded by the coding sequence ATGACGGACATTGAAAAAGTAGTCACAAGGACTCGTAATATAGAGAAGTTATTGCGACTTCAGTATCACGCTGAGGGAGAAGGGCTGCATGAGCTGGTCACGAGTTGTGAAGAGAGACTGCCACACGATATGGTGGTAAAACTACGCTACATTGCCACTTGTCGAAACAAGGTAGTGAATGATCATGATACGCAATTAGAGGATTATGATCAGTTCATCATGATGTGTAATGATTGTGAGAAAGCACTAACCCCAAGAAGTGGGCGTTTTGTTTGGCGTGTGGCCATTCTCTTAATGATGGTAATGACTTTGGCTGCGGCTGGGTTTTATTATGCCAATTGGGATGTACTGACGTTGCATCTATTCTCAAAGTAA
- a CDS encoding YhgN family NAAT transporter, whose amino-acid sequence MEILSAATMLFLIMDPLGNLPIVLSILKHIDPKRRRIVLIRELMFALIILLLFLFAGQSILNFLHVQPETLSISGGIILFIIAIKMIFPSAGSITGLAAGEEPFIVPMAIPMIAGPSVIAALILLSTQHPGNMLELSAAVLLAWGATFFILMFNGFFLRILGERGLKAVERLMGLLLIMISTQMFLDGIKAYMLS is encoded by the coding sequence ATGGAAATCCTATCTGCAGCCACCATGCTGTTTCTTATTATGGATCCGTTAGGCAACTTGCCGATCGTGCTCTCCATACTTAAACATATCGATCCAAAGCGACGCCGAATTGTTTTGATTCGTGAGCTTATGTTCGCGTTGATTATCCTATTATTGTTCTTGTTTGCCGGTCAGAGCATTCTCAACTTTTTGCACGTTCAGCCAGAAACCTTGAGTATTTCGGGCGGTATTATCCTGTTTATCATCGCGATTAAGATGATTTTTCCAAGTGCCGGGAGTATCACTGGATTAGCGGCGGGTGAAGAGCCATTTATTGTACCTATGGCGATTCCGATGATTGCGGGGCCATCGGTGATTGCAGCCTTGATTCTGCTATCGACTCAGCACCCAGGTAATATGTTGGAGCTATCTGCAGCGGTCTTATTGGCTTGGGGCGCAACCTTCTTTATCTTGATGTTTAATGGTTTCTTCCTGCGTATCCTCGGAGAGCGAGGCCTGAAAGCGGTAGAGCGATTGATGGGTCTATTGCTTATTATGATATCAACGCAGATGTTCCTTGATGGTATCAAAGCTTACATGCTCTCTTAA
- the arsJ gene encoding organoarsenical effux MFS transporter ArsJ, whose protein sequence is MFSNLSKSVRQYMLVTFNYWNFTITDGALRMLVVLYFYDLGYSSLEIASLFLFYEFFGVVTNLIGGWLGARLGLNKTMNLGLGMQIVALAMLAVPSAMLTIPWVMAAQALSGIAKDLNKMSAKSSIKTLVPDEQQGALYKWVAILTGSKNALKGAGFFVGGLLLSLIGFKYAVLAMAAVLTLVFIGSVLSLEADMGKAKTKPKFSQMFSKSESINILSAARMFLFGARDVWFVIALPIYLGSVFGWDHSMVGGFLAVWTIAYGFVQGIAPKITGKAQGKVPDGHAALLWAGGLALVTAGIAYAVQIEWQPELVIIGGLMLFGAIFAVNSSLHSYLIVSYAKGDGVSLDVGFYYMANAMGRLIGTILSGWVFQLAGLAACLWVSFAFLAFTTLISLKLPKVPQTEVA, encoded by the coding sequence ATGTTTTCAAATCTAAGTAAGAGCGTTCGCCAATACATGTTGGTGACTTTCAACTACTGGAATTTCACCATTACTGATGGCGCACTGCGCATGCTGGTGGTGCTGTATTTCTACGACCTTGGCTACAGCTCGTTAGAGATCGCTTCACTGTTCCTTTTCTATGAATTCTTTGGCGTGGTGACGAACCTAATCGGTGGTTGGTTGGGCGCGCGTCTTGGTCTCAATAAGACCATGAACCTTGGCCTTGGAATGCAAATTGTTGCCTTGGCAATGCTCGCAGTACCAAGTGCAATGTTGACGATTCCTTGGGTGATGGCGGCGCAGGCACTGTCCGGGATTGCGAAAGACCTGAATAAGATGAGTGCCAAGAGTTCAATCAAAACCTTAGTGCCAGACGAGCAGCAAGGTGCGTTGTATAAGTGGGTTGCGATTCTGACCGGTTCTAAAAATGCTCTCAAAGGCGCAGGCTTTTTTGTCGGTGGTTTATTACTATCGTTAATCGGCTTCAAATACGCGGTGCTAGCAATGGCAGCTGTGCTAACTCTGGTGTTCATTGGCAGTGTATTAAGCCTAGAAGCGGATATGGGCAAAGCGAAAACCAAGCCTAAGTTTAGTCAGATGTTCTCTAAGTCAGAATCGATCAACATCTTGTCTGCGGCACGTATGTTCCTGTTTGGTGCACGTGATGTATGGTTTGTCATTGCTCTGCCTATCTATTTGGGGAGTGTCTTTGGGTGGGATCACTCAATGGTCGGTGGCTTCCTTGCGGTTTGGACTATCGCTTACGGCTTTGTACAAGGTATTGCACCTAAGATTACTGGTAAGGCGCAAGGCAAAGTGCCTGATGGTCATGCAGCATTGCTGTGGGCAGGTGGTTTGGCATTAGTGACTGCAGGTATCGCTTATGCAGTACAGATAGAATGGCAACCAGAGCTTGTGATCATCGGTGGTCTAATGCTGTTTGGTGCTATCTTTGCGGTTAACTCATCACTGCACTCTTACCTCATCGTAAGTTATGCAAAAGGCGATGGCGTGTCGCTTGATGTCGGTTTCTATTACATGGCGAATGCGATGGGGCGTTTGATTGGTACGATTCTGTCTGGTTGGGTATTTCAGCTGGCAGGGCTCGCGGCGTGTCTATGGGTGTCGTTTGCTTTCTTGGCGTTCACCACACTCATTTCTCTTAAGCTGCCGAAAGTGCCACAAACTGAGGTTGCATAG
- the ftsE gene encoding cell division ATP-binding protein FtsE, with protein MIKFQQVSKAYRGGRQALQKVDFHLKRGEMAFLGGHSGAGKSTLLKLICAIERPTDGRVWFNDHDITRIPSKDIPFLRRNIGIVFQDHRLLMDRSIYDNVALPMRIESISENEIKRRVGAALDKTGLLDKARCLPSQLSGGEQQRVGIARAVVNRPTLLLADEPTGNLDPELSNRVLRLFEEFNRAGVTILLATHDVGLVNTRPQYRHFELNQGFLSEVEDYGR; from the coding sequence GTGATCAAATTTCAGCAAGTGAGCAAGGCCTACCGAGGTGGACGCCAAGCATTACAAAAAGTGGATTTTCATCTTAAGCGAGGTGAAATGGCTTTTTTGGGTGGGCATTCCGGTGCGGGCAAAAGTACACTGCTGAAATTGATCTGTGCTATTGAGCGCCCGACCGACGGGCGCGTTTGGTTTAACGATCACGACATTACTCGAATACCGAGTAAAGATATTCCTTTCTTGCGCCGTAACATCGGTATTGTTTTTCAAGACCACCGTTTGTTAATGGACCGCTCTATTTACGACAATGTGGCACTGCCAATGCGTATCGAGTCGATTTCTGAAAATGAAATCAAGCGACGCGTAGGTGCTGCATTGGATAAAACAGGCCTTTTAGATAAAGCGCGTTGTTTACCGAGTCAATTGTCCGGTGGTGAGCAGCAACGTGTGGGCATTGCTCGCGCTGTGGTGAATCGACCAACCTTACTTTTGGCTGATGAGCCGACCGGCAACCTAGACCCAGAATTATCGAACCGAGTTTTAAGGCTGTTCGAAGAGTTTAATCGAGCAGGCGTGACCATCCTTTTAGCTACACATGATGTGGGGTTAGTAAACACTCGCCCACAATATCGTCATTTCGAGTTAAACCAGGGCTTCTTAAGTGAGGTAGAAGACTATGGCCGTTAA
- a CDS encoding YecH family metal-binding protein, producing MTTEIHAHNVLNLLNEQALTREELAEKLAQEYGSEARFHTCKLSGLDLDALLTFFVKMEKVVLEDDKLRTNMARVCSH from the coding sequence ATGACGACAGAAATCCATGCTCACAATGTACTGAACTTATTAAACGAACAAGCTCTAACGCGTGAAGAGTTAGCGGAAAAGCTAGCACAAGAATATGGTTCAGAAGCCCGTTTCCATACTTGTAAGTTAAGTGGTTTGGACTTAGATGCATTGCTAACATTCTTTGTGAAAATGGAGAAGGTGGTGCTAGAGGACGACAAACTGAGAACCAACATGGCACGAGTATGTAGCCATTAA
- a CDS encoding DUF1145 domain-containing protein gives MNVLIPVAKAAIAFVWFVLIVNIFHPFPGNAAIALYIMTAFLFFMHGLQMLIFIGAFGDKISMTRWEKWSILIFGIFALLDIRRKYMM, from the coding sequence ATGAATGTACTGATTCCCGTAGCCAAAGCGGCTATTGCTTTCGTTTGGTTTGTTCTTATCGTCAATATTTTCCATCCATTCCCAGGAAACGCAGCTATTGCTCTGTATATCATGACGGCTTTCTTGTTCTTCATGCACGGTCTACAAATGCTGATCTTCATTGGTGCATTTGGCGATAAGATCTCAATGACGCGCTGGGAGAAGTGGTCAATTCTGATCTTCGGCATCTTTGCTCTGCTCGATATCCGACGCAAATACATGATGTAA
- the ftsX gene encoding permease-like cell division protein FtsX, with translation MAVNKRLKKAKPKRANNRAASDGFLVIHWKQAKSSLSELWQRPLGNLLTLAVISMALAMPACLYLLGKNVGEAAQDVASPSQVSAYIEEGIPEPRVMVMKDEIESWPQVELVEYISPQQGLADLSQYSGFDDALTILDDYSLPGVLIITPSVGTDTEIKALAEQVKEQPSVTDVRLDEDWLARLDAIKALATVIVVTLTFLMLGAVFLIIGNTLRFNVLAHKEEIQTMKLIGATDSFILRPYLYTGMWFGVLGSISAWIMTALITVLLNSAVDDLAQLYDSHFRLIGLSWDESLLLLIVGTLLGSVAAKLSAQRHLKEIEPV, from the coding sequence ATGGCCGTTAATAAACGTCTTAAAAAGGCGAAGCCAAAGCGCGCCAATAATCGTGCCGCCAGTGATGGCTTTTTAGTGATTCATTGGAAGCAGGCGAAGTCTTCTTTATCAGAACTGTGGCAGCGTCCATTAGGTAACTTGCTCACTTTAGCCGTGATCTCTATGGCATTAGCGATGCCAGCGTGTTTATACCTACTGGGTAAAAACGTGGGTGAAGCTGCACAAGATGTGGCAAGCCCTTCTCAGGTGAGTGCTTACATAGAAGAGGGTATCCCTGAACCGCGAGTGATGGTGATGAAGGATGAGATTGAGAGTTGGCCACAAGTAGAGCTGGTGGAATATATCTCGCCACAACAGGGCCTTGCCGACCTCAGTCAATATTCAGGTTTTGATGACGCATTGACCATCCTTGATGATTACTCACTGCCAGGTGTATTGATCATTACACCGAGCGTTGGAACTGACACGGAAATTAAAGCACTGGCTGAGCAAGTCAAAGAGCAACCTTCGGTGACTGATGTTCGCCTTGATGAAGATTGGTTGGCAAGACTTGATGCGATTAAAGCACTGGCTACTGTCATCGTAGTGACATTAACCTTCCTTATGCTAGGGGCGGTATTTCTAATTATTGGTAATACCCTGCGCTTTAATGTGCTTGCTCACAAAGAAGAGATCCAAACTATGAAGCTCATCGGGGCAACCGATAGTTTCATTCTACGCCCTTATCTGTATACAGGTATGTGGTTTGGTGTATTGGGCTCTATCAGTGCATGGATCATGACAGCATTGATTACCGTCTTACTCAATAGTGCAGTGGACGACTTAGCTCAGTTATACGACAGTCATTTCCGTTTAATTGGCTTAAGCTGGGATGAATCATTGCTGCTTTTGATTGTTGGAACCTTACTTGGTAGTGTGGCAGCAAAACTTTCTGCCCAAAGACACCTAAAAGAAATTGAACCTGTTTAG
- the rsmD gene encoding 16S rRNA (guanine(966)-N(2))-methyltransferase RsmD, translating into MVRRRQQNTSQKKPSGGFVRIISGSWRGRKLPVHDLEGLRPTIDRVKETLFNWVAQDIPNATCLDVFAGSGGLGFEAASRQAKMVTLLEMNQKAAKQLADNAKELNADNIKVENIDAISYLSKPGTPYDVVFLDPPFRKGLLAETVNLLESNGWLAEDAVVYVETEKELKLEGMPENWELYRDKTTGQSSYRLFHRTNSE; encoded by the coding sequence ATGGTAAGACGTCGCCAGCAAAACACATCACAAAAAAAGCCATCTGGAGGCTTTGTTAGAATCATCAGTGGCTCATGGAGAGGTCGAAAACTCCCAGTTCACGACTTAGAGGGGTTACGCCCAACCATTGACCGAGTAAAAGAGACACTCTTTAACTGGGTAGCTCAAGATATCCCAAACGCGACGTGTCTGGATGTATTTGCAGGCTCTGGCGGGCTCGGTTTTGAAGCAGCGTCTCGCCAAGCGAAGATGGTGACACTTTTAGAGATGAACCAAAAGGCGGCTAAACAGCTTGCAGACAACGCTAAAGAACTGAATGCCGACAACATAAAGGTGGAGAATATCGACGCTATCTCTTACCTCAGTAAGCCGGGGACACCCTATGATGTGGTTTTCTTGGATCCACCTTTCCGCAAAGGCCTTCTTGCTGAGACAGTCAACCTACTCGAATCTAACGGTTGGTTGGCTGAAGATGCTGTTGTGTATGTCGAAACTGAAAAAGAACTTAAGCTGGAAGGCATGCCTGAGAACTGGGAGCTCTATCGTGATAAAACGACTGGGCAGTCGAGTTACCGCCTTTTTCATAGAACTAATTCTGAATAG
- a CDS encoding lysoplasmalogenase, translated as MWSWLAVSLSGIGAIAGAKHRHVTQTLIYKVFTFVLLATIALSQPEITNYSYWIVGGLVVSALADILHTLSKRKPLHFIFFLVAQLCYSKAFWLQLSGQLVWWLFALLLAACVVAFFLLLPRLDKLVFPVVIMGIVLIQLAWASGEVWLLDPHLSHGVGFIGCCVLLLSALAYALNGYRSPIKGAYVWVTGSYFLAHSLIVASLTL; from the coding sequence ATGTGGAGTTGGTTAGCAGTTTCGTTATCTGGTATCGGAGCGATAGCAGGAGCCAAGCATAGGCATGTTACTCAAACCTTAATCTATAAAGTTTTCACTTTCGTACTCTTAGCGACGATTGCATTAAGCCAGCCTGAGATTACCAACTACAGTTATTGGATTGTTGGTGGCTTGGTTGTGTCTGCACTGGCGGATATTCTGCATACTCTGTCTAAGAGAAAGCCACTGCACTTCATTTTTTTCTTAGTGGCACAACTCTGTTATAGCAAGGCATTTTGGCTACAACTGTCTGGGCAACTGGTATGGTGGCTATTCGCCTTGTTACTTGCGGCATGCGTCGTTGCCTTTTTCTTATTGTTACCTCGTCTGGATAAGTTGGTATTTCCCGTTGTGATTATGGGAATTGTACTGATTCAGTTGGCATGGGCGTCGGGAGAGGTGTGGTTACTTGATCCACATCTGTCACATGGCGTTGGCTTCATTGGTTGTTGTGTCTTATTACTTTCAGCTTTGGCTTACGCATTAAATGGTTATCGAAGCCCGATCAAAGGGGCTTACGTGTGGGTGACAGGTAGTTATTTCCTAGCTCACTCTTTAATCGTGGCGTCATTAACCCTTTAG
- a CDS encoding acyltransferase, protein MKQRILFFDLARCVAAVAVIAIHVLAPYRNELNMIPFNEWLTAVTVNGFSRWAVPVFILITGALMLSDQRPFDAKYYLKRRLGKVLIPFLVWSLFYTYFSGWSASGYDASVSWEVLSNSYHHYTYYHLGFFYYFIPLYFVIPFMQIGLRKYGDPFIYSFTALWLFTTLLFLCKVDGPWSHELWLYTGYLPLGYILYKKLPLTASVVTGTTILGALALFTTVYMVVDASLAAEKYTVGRWLSYKTLNTVLAASMVFMLCRYFGEGLSDKSNKVVGFISKHSLGIYLLHPIFLWPMKEFGWYQGHPAWVIPLWVVISGAGALWMSWLMAKSEKTRWLLP, encoded by the coding sequence ATGAAACAGCGAATACTCTTTTTTGATTTGGCACGATGTGTTGCAGCGGTGGCTGTGATCGCAATTCATGTGCTAGCACCGTATCGTAATGAGCTCAATATGATTCCATTCAATGAGTGGTTGACAGCCGTTACGGTGAATGGCTTCAGTCGATGGGCGGTTCCGGTGTTTATTTTGATTACCGGCGCATTGATGCTCAGTGATCAGCGCCCGTTTGATGCCAAATATTACTTAAAACGCCGCTTAGGTAAGGTATTGATACCATTTCTTGTGTGGTCGCTGTTTTATACCTATTTCTCTGGTTGGTCAGCGTCAGGTTATGATGCATCGGTCAGTTGGGAGGTGTTGAGTAACAGCTATCATCACTATACTTACTATCATTTGGGCTTTTTCTACTACTTCATACCGCTCTACTTTGTGATTCCGTTTATGCAGATTGGGCTGCGCAAATATGGTGATCCGTTCATTTACAGCTTTACTGCGCTCTGGTTGTTCACCACATTGCTATTCTTGTGCAAAGTTGATGGCCCCTGGAGTCATGAGCTATGGCTTTATACTGGTTATTTACCACTTGGCTATATTTTGTATAAGAAACTGCCTCTTACCGCATCTGTGGTCACAGGGACTACGATATTGGGGGCCTTGGCACTGTTTACCACGGTTTATATGGTAGTTGATGCGAGTCTCGCGGCAGAGAAGTATACAGTAGGTCGCTGGCTGTCTTACAAAACACTCAATACAGTATTAGCTGCAAGTATGGTGTTTATGTTGTGTCGCTACTTTGGAGAAGGTTTATCTGACAAGTCGAATAAAGTGGTGGGTTTTATCAGCAAACATAGCTTAGGCATTTATTTGTTGCACCCAATCTTCCTATGGCCAATGAAGGAGTTTGGTTGGTATCAGGGCCATCCAGCTTGGGTGATTCCACTATGGGTAGTGATCAGTGGTGCTGGTGCGTTATGGATGAGTTGGTTGATGGCAAAGTCAGAGAAAACACGCTGGTTATTGCCATAA